One Neosynechococcus sphagnicola sy1 genomic window carries:
- a CDS encoding 2-hydroxy-3-oxopropionate reductase, which translates to MERIGWIGLGIMGKPMALNLLRAGYPLVVYNRSRPAMEELRAAGAKLAESPHAIAQQSDVVITLLPDSPDVSTVILGPSGAIAGTRPGMLVIDMSTIAPGTARQIDAALKSQEVSFLDAPVSGGDIGAQQGTLSIMVGGEEAAVERALPILQVLGQNIVHMGAAGAGQVTKACNQIVVALTVQAIAEALTFAQKSGVDRAKVREALLGGFAQSRVLEVHGQRMLEGCFQPGFKLKLHRKDMNIVLETGRDLQIPLPGSAQVATLMDALLAQGQGELDNSVLVTLYEGLAGLSASSNPR; encoded by the coding sequence ATGGAACGGATTGGCTGGATTGGTCTGGGAATTATGGGGAAGCCAATGGCGCTGAACCTATTGCGGGCTGGCTATCCCTTGGTGGTTTATAACCGCAGTCGTCCCGCCATGGAGGAACTGAGAGCAGCGGGAGCCAAGTTGGCAGAGTCTCCCCACGCAATTGCCCAGCAAAGTGATGTGGTGATCACCCTTTTGCCTGACTCCCCCGATGTGTCAACGGTGATCTTAGGGCCAAGCGGGGCGATCGCGGGTACCCGCCCTGGGATGTTGGTGATTGATATGTCTACCATTGCACCTGGGACGGCACGCCAGATTGACGCAGCCTTAAAATCCCAAGAAGTCTCGTTTTTGGATGCTCCGGTGTCCGGTGGGGATATTGGTGCCCAGCAGGGAACGCTTTCGATTATGGTCGGGGGGGAGGAGGCAGCCGTTGAGCGAGCCCTGCCAATTTTGCAGGTGTTGGGTCAGAACATCGTCCACATGGGAGCCGCCGGTGCCGGACAGGTGACCAAAGCTTGTAACCAAATTGTTGTGGCATTAACCGTCCAGGCGATCGCAGAAGCCCTCACCTTCGCCCAGAAGTCTGGAGTCGATAGGGCGAAGGTGAGGGAGGCACTTCTGGGAGGCTTTGCCCAAAGTCGGGTTCTGGAGGTTCACGGTCAACGGATGCTGGAGGGATGCTTTCAGCCCGGATTCAAACTGAAGCTCCATCGCAAGGATATGAATATTGTTTTGGAGACCGGTCGAGACCTGCAAATTCCCTTACCGGGGAGTGCCCAAGTAGCAACTCTAATGGATGCCCTGTTGGCCCAAGGTCAGGGAGAGCTGGACAATTCCGTATTAGTCACCCTATACGAAGGCTTGGCTGGTCTCTCTGCATCCAGCAACCCAAGATAG